Below is a genomic region from Glaciihabitans sp. INWT7.
CCGCGCTTCACGACCCGCGATCATGAGAACGGGCTCGTCACCCGCCCGCTCGCCGGCATCCGGTCGACCCGTCAGATCTCGGCGCTGATGCGTCCCGACCGGGCCGAGCGGCCCTCGGTGCGCCTGGTCGTGCGCGCCCTACAGAAGGTGGCGAGCGGCGTCGCGGCCCAGCATCAGGGGTGATCCCCCCAAGCGGAGGTTAGAAGGCCGTGCTCGGCAGGTCCTTCTCGTCGTCACGGATGGCCCGCACGATCCGTGCCGCGACCGCCTCAGGAGCGAGACCCGCGGGAAACGCCGGAGCGGTGCCCGCGATGGCTCGGGTGGCGAGGCCGGTCTCGATATGCCCGGGCCGCGCATCGAGCACGCGGATGCCGGATCGCCGCAGTTCGCGCGACGAGGCTTGCACGAAGGCTGCCAGCGCCGCCTTCGAGGCGGAGTAGGCGGCGAGACCCGCCGTCGGGGACTCCGCGACGATGCCGCTCAGGGTCACGACGAAGGGCTTTCCGCCGCCCTGGGCCGAGGCCGAAAGATGGGGGACGGCCTCACGGATGAGCCGCATCGGGGCCAGCGCGTTCGTCTCGAAGAGCTGCCGAAGAGTGTCATCGCGTACCTCGCCCACCGGTCCGAATGCCACCACCCCCGCGGCGATGACGATGCCGTCGAGCCGGTCGTGCGCGCCGAACGCGGCCGCGACGATCGCTGCGGCCGCCGCCTCGTCCGTGAGATCGGCGAGAAAGGCGTCGGGACCGCTCAATCGCTCCGCGCTTCGCCCGGCACGAACCACCGTCGCGCCCTCCGACTCCAACTGACGCGCCAACTCAGCGCCCAGCACACCGGACGCCCCCACCACCAGCACAACCGCACCGTTCACATCGCTCATGGCGCGATCCTAGATGTCTGATCTGGGACGCCGCCTGAGGGGCACCCGGGAGTGGGGTGCGATCTGCGCAGCCGGCTTCAGGTCGCTTCCGTGTCGAACGGCGCCTCGACGACGGTTTCGCCCGTGCTGCTCTCGGCCATCAGGCGTTTACGCTTCGCATAGGCCGATTCGCCATTCGGCTGCACGATAGTGAGGGGCACCTCCGGCCGATCGTCCGAGTCCTCGAGAAGGGCCTCGCGGATGATGCGGCGCGGGTCGTACTGGCGGGGATCGAGCTTCTTCCAGTCGACGTCGTCGAAGTCGGGGCCCATCTCCTCGCGCAGGCGCTCCTTCGCGCCATCCGCCATGTCGCGCACGTTCCGCACGAGGCGCCCCAGCTGGGCCGCATAGTGCGGAATCCGCTCAGGGCCAAGCAGAAAGACCGCGATCACGAGGATCACGAGGAACTTATCGATAGTCAGGCCGCCGAACACTCGTTCAGACTAACGCTCCCAGCCCCAAACCCTCCCTTACGCTGGGCTGTGAACGAGGAGCAGAATTGGCAGACAAAGAGTCGAGCTGGAAGTTCGCGGAGGACTTCATCGTCGAACGCGAGCACATTGCGCAGGCGAGGCAGCATTCGATCGAGCTGGGAATCGATGCGGTGAGCCCGGCGATGGGCGCTCAACTCGCGGTCATCGCTGCGGCGACGGCCGCGACCAGCATCATCGAGATCGGCACCGGGGTCGGCGTGAGCGGGCTCTGGTTGCTCACCGGCGCACCCGAAGCCACGCTCACCTCTATCGACTTCGAGCTGGACTACCAGCAATCCGCGAAGAAGGCATTCCTCGAGGCGGGCATCCCCGGCAATCGAGTTCGGCTCATCGCCGGGCGAGCCATCGACGTGCTGCCCCGCATGAACGAACAGTCTTACGACGTCGTGCTCGTGGATGCCGACCCGCAGTCGGTCATCCAGTACGTTGAGCACGGCCTTCGGCTCGTGCGAACGGGCGGCACCGTGCTTGTCGCGCACGCCCTGTGGCGTGGCAGGGTCGCCGATCCGGCGCAGCGCGACGACACCGTGACCGGGTTCCGCTCGCTCCTGTCGGAGATCGCCGAATCCTCGGCCGTGATCAGCGCGCTGTCGCCGGTCGGCGACGGGCTGCTTCAACTGACCAAGCTCTAGAGAGCCCGGTCGGCGGTGGAACTGACCGCCCTAGCTGGCCGCGGCGACAACCCCGGCTAGCGCGTCGTGCAGTTCTTTCGCTTCGGCATCGTTGACCGAGACGACGAGGCGACCCCCACCTTCGAGCGGGACGCGCACGATGATGAGGCGACCCTCCTTAACAGCCTCCATTGGTCCGTCTCCGGTCCTCGGCTTCATGGCTGCCATGATGGATCCCCTTTCGTGGAATGACTTCCCATTATCCCGTAACTGGGCGTTAACCCGAAAACGGGGGCTCCCACCGCGTCGTTACGGGGGTGTCCAGTCGTACCCGTCGAACCACCAACAGAGCGAGAGCCAGGCGAACTGGCCGACGATGCAGGCGACCACGAGCACAACCCGGTAGGCGGCGGACCGTGG
It encodes:
- a CDS encoding SDR family oxidoreductase, which gives rise to MSDVNGAVVLVVGASGVLGAELARQLESEGATVVRAGRSAERLSGPDAFLADLTDEAAAAAIVAAAFGAHDRLDGIVIAAGVVAFGPVGEVRDDTLRQLFETNALAPMRLIREAVPHLSASAQGGGKPFVVTLSGIVAESPTAGLAAYSASKAALAAFVQASSRELRRSGIRVLDARPGHIETGLATRAIAGTAPAFPAGLAPEAVAARIVRAIRDDEKDLPSTAF
- a CDS encoding twin-arginine translocase TatA/TatE family subunit, which produces MFGGLTIDKFLVILVIAVFLLGPERIPHYAAQLGRLVRNVRDMADGAKERLREEMGPDFDDVDWKKLDPRQYDPRRIIREALLEDSDDRPEVPLTIVQPNGESAYAKRKRLMAESSTGETVVEAPFDTEAT
- a CDS encoding O-methyltransferase, with the protein product MADKESSWKFAEDFIVEREHIAQARQHSIELGIDAVSPAMGAQLAVIAAATAATSIIEIGTGVGVSGLWLLTGAPEATLTSIDFELDYQQSAKKAFLEAGIPGNRVRLIAGRAIDVLPRMNEQSYDVVLVDADPQSVIQYVEHGLRLVRTGGTVLVAHALWRGRVADPAQRDDTVTGFRSLLSEIAESSAVISALSPVGDGLLQLTKL
- a CDS encoding DUF3117 domain-containing protein, which codes for MAAMKPRTGDGPMEAVKEGRLIIVRVPLEGGGRLVVSVNDAEAKELHDALAGVVAAAS